The Dietzia sp. ANT_WB102 region GCAGGTTCACCCCGACCCAGCGCCGGACCTGCGCCGCGGCGACGGGGTGAGTCCGCAGGACGCGCACGTCGGCGGCGGCAGTACCGGGCCGCACGAGGATGGAGAACACCACATCGAGTTCGGTCTCGGCGAAGATCTGCAGCCGGTCCCCCACAGCGAGCGCGTCGCTGGTGGGGTTGACGGTGCCGTCGACGGAGTTTTCGAACGGGACACACGCGTAGTCGGCGGTGCCGTCGCGGACCATGGCCAGCGCCTCGTCGGGGGTGCCGGCGGGGACCGCCTCGGCGTCCGCGAGCAGAGCCGAAGTCCGCGCGTCGGCGCGCAGTCGGTGCAGGGCGGCATCGGTGAAGGTGCCGGGCGGGCCGAGGTAGGCGACGGTGACCACGACGACAAGCCTAGCCAGCGTCAGGTGCCGTCGACGGACGCGAGGCCTGCCGTGACGGCCTTGACCCGCCCGTCGGGCACGAGAACGTACGTCACCACGTCGCGGATCGCCTCCCGGGCCGACCTCGACAGGCCCAGAATTCGGGCCGGGTCCGGCGCGCCTAGTGCCGCGCGCACATCCGCTCCGGTCATGGCCGCCACCGCGCCGGCGAGCAACGCCCACACCTGACCGGCGTCGGCGCAGCGTGGCACCAGCCCGGAACCGAACCCGACCCCGGAGTGCGCGGCTACCGCCAGCAGGCCCGCGAGATGATCGGCGGCGGGGCCGGCCCCAGCCAACCCGGGGGCTACGTCGACGACCGCAGGAGTACCCGCGGCGAGGACGTCAGCCACAGCGTCGAGCGTGGGTAGGCCGGTGCCGGCAGCGGACTCCACCACGACCGGGGCAGGCGCAGACCAGCGGGCCAGCGCCGACACCATCGAAGTCTCGTCGACAACAAGGTCGTCCAGGAGATCCGGTCTCGAAGGTCCGCGGCCGAGCAGTTCGAGCGACACTGTCATGACCTCAGGTCTACACCCCGGGCGTTGCTACGCTCTCCCCGATGGGTACCGACAACTCCCCCGTGCCCGAGTACGCGGCCGACCACCTCCCCGCCCCGGACGACGCCCCGGACGCCTCCCACCTCACACCGGAGGAGAAGCACGGGCCTCGCACCGTCTACGTGGCACTGGCCCTGCTGGCCGCGTTGCTCATTATCTCGGTAGCCACCGATCCGGCGTCAGTCCTGCCCAGGGACTCGACCCTGCACGGCGCCTATCACCTGGACAAGGCCTCCGGGTTGGAGCTGCAGGTGCCCGTCGGCTGGCGTGTGCAGAGCAACGCCGAGTTCGGGACCGTGGAGATGCGACCGGTCGGCACCGGGCGGGCCCTGGACACCCGCATCCTCGCCGGGCCCCTGGAATCCGGGATCGCCGCCGCGGCGATCGATGACGACCAGGGTGCGGCGACCGCCCTCGCCGAGACCGTTCAGATGTTTGTCCTGGGCGTGACCGGGGTCCGTGACGAACAACGAACCGTCCCCGTCGCCAACGAGGCGGGCACGGGCGCCTCGATCTCGTACGTGGTGGCCCCGAGCGGCGTCGACCATGACTCCGGCGGGCTCGTCTACGCCGCCGTCTTCGGTTCGGAGGGTCGCCGCTGGTGGGTGGCATATGTGACCACCGCGCAACGGTCCGCTCCCGGCATCCGGTGGATGGACCGGATCGTCGACCACGTCCGGCTCCCCTGGTGAGCGACTCGTCGACCCCCTGGTCCGGGGCGGGACGACTCCGACGCGCTCTCTCGCCCCGCGAGGCGTTCGCCAGGTATGCGGCTCGGTTCGACCCGGTCATCGATCCTCGAGTCCGCCGGTTGTTGGTGGCGGAGTTCGTCGTCGTCCTCCTCGTCACTTTCGGCCTTTCCGGCGCCTACGCCGTCCTCGACCTGGTCTCCGCCCTGCTCGCACCCACCGGTCTCGGGGAGCAGACCGCCGCGCTCAACGTCTCGCGTTCTGAGCACCCGTGGCTCGACCTGGCCTACCAGGCGCTCGGGGTGATGCGGCTGGTGGCATGGGCGCTGCTGCCACTGGTTTTGCTCGCGCACTCCGGGCTCCGCGCAAGGGCGATCGGTCTCGTGCGCGACCGGCCGGGGCGGCAGGTGGCGTGGGGGCTGGCGTTGACGGCCGTCATCGGCGTCCCCGGCCTGGCGCTGTACCTCGGCGCGGTCGCCGCCGGCGTCAACCTCCAAGTGTCCGCGTCGGGCCTGGGCGAGACGTGGTGGCGGCCTGTCGTGCTGGTGTTGTCCGCGGCCGGTAACGGCGCCGCCGAGGAAATCCTCGTGGTGGGCTACCTGCTGATCCGTCTGCGTCAGCTGGGGGTGCCACCCGCGCTGGCCCTGGTAGCGAGTGCCCTGCTGCGCGGGTCGTACCACCTCTACCAGGGATTCGGCGGCGGGCTCGGCAATCTGCTGATGGGCGTGGTGTTCGCACTGTGGTGGATGCGAACCCGACGGCTGTGGCCGCTGGTGCTGGCGCACACGCTGCTCGATGTGGTGGCGTTCGTCGGCTACGCACTACTGGCCCCGCACGTGTCGTGGCTGTGACGCTGGTCCCGCCGGGGCGGTGGGACCCGCCGACCGCGGGGCCGGGCAAGTAGAGTCCGATCCCATGACCGACGACCCCAGGCGCCGGCACCTCACTCCGGAGGAGGCCGCCGAGCTTCGGCGACGCGCGCGCGAACGCCGCGGTTACGCCGACCCCGGCACGTCGGGCGATCCGTCGGCGCGACCCGACCAGGCCGCCCGGCGGGACCCGCGCGCAGCGGGCCGTGAGCGTCCGGCGGGTCGCGCCGGATACCAGCCACGTCAGGACCCCGAACCGCTGTCCCCGGAGGAGCGGGCGCGTTACGCCGGACGCGCCCGCCGAGATCCGCGCGACCCCGGTGATCTCAGAGCCACGCGGGCCCCTCGCGACCCACGAGCCTCCCGAGACCCCCGGGATCCACGAGCTGCCCGAGATCCCCGCGCCCGAGACCCGCGAGCCGCCCGTGACCCCCGGAACCCGAGGCAGCCGTCGGGCGCCCCGACCGGGTCGCGCGATCCCTACCGCCAGCCCGTCGACCGCCGCGGCGGTCGACCGGACCGCCGGCCCCCACGCGGGTCGGCCGCGATGCCGCCTGGCGGGCGACGCACCCGCCGCACCCCGCGGCGCCGAATCGGGCCCCTGAGGATTCTCGGTCTCGTGCTGGTCCTCGTGCTCACGCTCGGAGTGATCAGCGTGCTGTGGGCGGATTCGACACTCCAGCGGATCGACGCCTTGACCGACTATCCGGGGCGCGGCGGCAACACACCCGGCACCGTCACGCTCCTCGTGGGCACCGACTCGCGGGAAGGGCTGACCGCCGAGCAGCAGGCCCAGTTATCGACCGGGTCGGAGTCCGACGCCGGTGGCAAGCGCACGGACACCATGATGCTCGTTTACACCCCCCGTGGCCGTGATCGGACGATGCTCATCTCGCTGCCACGCGACCTGCTGGTCGACATCCCCGGGTACGGCGAGAACAAACTCAATGCCGCCTACACGTTCGGCGGCCCGCCATTGCTGACCCAGACGCTGGAACAGCAGACGGGCATTCGGATCGACCACTACGCGGAGATCGGGTTCGGTGGGTTCGCGGGGATCGTCGACGCCGTCGGTGGGGTCGACATCTGCATCGAGGAGCCCATCAATGACCCGCTCGCCGGCCTCGATCTGGCGGCGGGCTGCCAGACCCTCGCCGGCCCGCAGGCCCTGGGGTTCGTACGCACCCGCTACGGTTTCGCCGAACAGGACCTGCAGCGCGTCCGCAACCAGCGGCAGTTCCTCGGTGCGCTCATGCATAAGACCCTCTCACCCGGGAATCTGCTCAACCCGTTCACGTCGGTGCCGTTGCTGAACTCTGGTGCCGAAGCTGTCACCGTGGACACCGGAGACCACATCTGGACCCTCGCGATGGTCATGCGCAAACTCAGCAACGACCCGCTCACCGTCACCGCACCGCACGACGGGATGGCGTCGGGATCCGTGGGTTCCTACCTGGTGTGGGGACCCACGACCACCGGGTTCTTCGACGCGCTCGCCGCCGGGCGGACCCCTGGACAGGAGTACCTCGACACCGGGCCGTGAGCGGCACCGGTCAGCCGGCCGGGGTGATGGAGACGATCCCCCAGGTTCCGTCCGCGTTCTCGGCGACGCGCACGCGTTGCCGGATCAGCACCGGGGCTGCCTCCGGTGGGTACTCGGTGAGGTCCACCTCTAGCAGGGTGGGTGAGAGTTCGCGCAGCTCCACACAGTGGGTCGTGCCCTCTGGAACCTGCTCCACCCCCTCGACGCGCAGCTGCTCCTCGGTCATCCGGCTCGACGGCGCGACCGCCTCGAACGCCTTTCCGACCGAACGTTCCACGTAGTAGGCGTGGTCGAAGGCCAGCACCGCGCCGGCGGGCGTCTCGAGCGAGCCCGGTCCGGAACCGACCACCCGGCCCGGTTCCGACACCTCCACGCACCCCGAATCCTGCTCCGCCACCGGGCTGACGGCCCCACGGGCAATGACGTACCCGAGGACCGCGGACCCGCCCAGCACGGCGACGCCGGCGGCCACCAGAAGCGCTATCCGCGCCGGGCGGCGGTCCACCACCGCACGGGAGGCCGGCTCAGGATCATCCGGTCGATTCGAGACCGCGACCGGGGCGCCGAGGGAGAGGGTGGACAGGCCGTCCGCGTCAGACGGAGCGGTTCGGCCGGAATCGTAAGGGTTGGTGCGGTCGGAGTCCCCGGACGGCAGCCGATCTGACCCCGGGGGGCCGACTGGATACTCTGCGGGCGGGGGACCGCCCGATCCGACGGACCTGGCACCGGGGCGGGCGGAGCCACCGGCGGCACCCAGGGTGATCCGGTTGGGCGGCGGGGCCTGACCCGGGGGATCCTGCTCCCGCGCTGCGGCCCGCGCGACGTCCGGACCGGTCGCCGCACCAGCCGACCGGTCCGCGGCCGTCACGCCGGGGATCGCGTGCTCTGGGGTCGGCCCGGACCGCAACCACGGCGGAACCGTCACCTCCGGGGGACGGGGCCCCTCATCGTCGTCGCCCGTCCTCGGTCGGTCGGCCACGCCGCCCCCTCATTCCACGCCTGGTCGCCTCGTCGGATCTCCGGCGGCCACAAGTGCCACCGGACAGGATCCTAGAGGCCACCGCGCCCGGTCGGGGGTCCGTACCGCGAGGACCGGGCGGGAGGAGGTCCGTCTAGCGGAGGGTGACCTGGCGGGCTCGCAGGCCGTCGCGGGACGAGCGTTCGTCCGAGGTGAGGGGCGTGTCGTCGGCGAGCGCCTCGGCGAGCCGGGCGTCGAGCTCCTGCAGCGCCGGCACCCACTCCTGGTGATGCATCTCGCGGTCTAGGTCGAACACGGGCACGAGCAGCCCGTGCGTGCGGAACGACCCGGCGAAGCGGGACCCCTCGCCCAGATCGAGCGCCCCGGTCGCGTGCACTCGGGCGAGCGCCTCGAACAGGTCGTCCTCGTCCTCCGGCCGCACCCAACGGATGTGCGCCTTCTCACCGGCATCGACCCACCAGGCCGCCTCGATACCGTCGGCGGTGACCCGCGCCGACGGCATCATGACCTCGTTGGCGTTGCGGATCGCCTGTGCGATCTCGGGGCCGACCTCCACGCCCTCGGCCACCCACCACGAGAAGTCGTCGTGGACCACGATCTCCAGCGGCGCATCGGCGACCACGACGTCGGCCAGCCCCGGGGTGGAGTCGGTCGGGTGTGACGAGGTGAGCGTCTCCCCGCCACCGGCGCGGCTCGCCCAGTCCACCGCGTATGCCAGATCAGCCGCCGGGTCCGGTCCGTGGACCTGGACCTGGAGGCCCACCATCGCTTCCCCGCCGAGCCCCTCGTCGCGGACCAGTCCCGCGATGGCGCCGGGCAGGACGGTGGCCAAGGTGACCTCCCGTCCGCCTTCGACCGGGGTGAGTTGCGCGGTCGCTGATGGCACGAATTCGCGCATCGCCACCATGTCGCACTCCCCGGCGAACCCGGCGAACGGCCGTGGCTCGACGCTCAGTTCCTCACGCTCGGCCGCGCGCGCGGCGATCTTGGCCTGGCGGTTGCCGCCGGCCTTGGGCTCATTGTGCCGATTCCGTCTACCCACGATCCCCACATTACGGTGCGCCTCCGTCGCCCGCCCGCATAGGCGTCAAGCTTTGTCAGCCGCCTGCGGGCACCTTGCTCCGGGGAGCGCCCCCTCCGAGGACTGCCAGGGCCCGCGACGGGACGTTGGTGCCCACCCAGTCCACTCCGAGGTCGCGACACAACAGCAGGTCGGCGGGGTCGTCGACGGTCCAGCAGTAGGTGCTCAGCCCCCGTGATCGCCAGTACTCGACCAGCCACGGCCGTGTCCGCAGCAACCCGATGCCCGCCCCCATCAGCTGGGCGCCGCACCCCTCGGCGGGCCACGATTTGAAGACGTTCCGGCGCCCGCGCAGCTGCACGGTCGGCACGTCGGGGGCGAGGGTGCGGAAGCGCCGCACGGCCGCGACCGAGAAGCTCATCATCACGGCGCGCGAGTCGGCGAAGGACCCGGACCGGTCGAGACCGAAGTACCTCAGCTCGTCCCTCAGGGCGGTCTCGACCCGACCTCCGGACGGCACCGGGTGCTTGGTCTCGAGGAATAGCCGGACCTGCGGGTACGCCTCGGCCATGGCGAGGAAAGCGCGCAGTGTGAGCACGTGTTCGGGGGCGCGGTGCACGGGGTGCCACGAGCCCACGTCGAGGGCGGAGACCTGCTCGAGCGTGCTGGCGTGGACCAGCAGGTTCTTGTCGGCGACACGGGCGGTGCTCGCGTCGTGGAGGAGGACGGGAACCCCGTCGGAGGTGAGCCGGACGTCCACCTCGAGCCCCTCGGCGCCCTGTTCGAGGGCCTGGAGGTAGGCGACACGGGTGAGTTCGGGGAATTCCGCCGAGGCGCCGCGGTGCGCGACGACTCCGCAGCGGGTGGAGACGGGTGAGGGCAGGTGGGTGGTCGCGGGGACCGTCACGTCTCACTCCTTCCGGGTTGCGGACGTTTCCAGAATCCCCACCGCGATGAACCTGCGGGTGAACCGCGGGGAAGGCTCACTGAAACTCTCCATGACACCCCGGGTCTCGCGGACCGCCCACACGGCGGCGAGGGCGGCCAGTGCGGTGAGCAGGACGGTGTCGGCGGCGGCCTGGGCGCCGTCGCCGCTGCCGCGCCACAGGGCGACCGCGACCGCCAGCGCGTTGACGGCCCAGGCCGCCCACCAGCGGCGCAGTTCTGTCCGGGACGGGGCGCGGGTCGACACTCGGCGTAGTTCCTCGAGGTAGACGGGGAGCCGGAAGAAGTTAATGACGACGAGAAGGCTGCCCACCCAGAGGCCCGTCCGTGAACGGGGGTCCCGAACCGGTGCGTACGCCCGTCGCCGCGTCTCCACGAGCCATGCCGTCGCAGTGACCGCCGCAGCGACCCCTACGGCGATGGCGACGATCCCGGTCACCCAGACCAGTGCGGAGGTGAGGGCCTCCAGCCACCACGGTGCGAGCCGGTCCGCATACCAGGACAGGGCGGCGTACCGCAGACCATGGGCCACGGCGGTGGCGACGAACCATGCGCCGGCCGCCCGCATGATGCCGGGGGCGGCGGTGGCCAGGCGGGCCGGTGTCGGCTCGGCCGGCTGCACCCGGCGGCGCGGTATCGCCACGGGCGGCAAGCCCCAGTGGGGAGTGGCGGGATAGGTGGGGGTGCGATCGCCCCACGCGGGTCCGGTGCGGCGCCGCGGGACGGGTGGCCGCGTCACGGGCGTCGGGGGGCGCCACGGCGGATGCGCGACCCAGCGCCACTGCCCCTGCCGCCGCGGTGTGGTCATGGCGACCATGCTGACACAGGACAGGTGGCGCGGGACGGCGGTGTGCCGGACCCTAGATGCATGTCCGTGAGCTGCCTGCGCGTCCACGACCTCGTCTCGGGAGAAGTCGATCCCGGCGGTGCCCACGTCGTCCTCGTAGACCGGCTGTGGCCTCGGGGCGTGAGCAAGGAGTCTTTCGATCATGACGAGTGGTGCAAGGACGTGGCCCCGTCCGACGACCTGCGCCGCGAGTTCCACCACGGCGAGGTGGACTTCGACCGGTTCGCGGAGCGGTACCGGGAGGAGCTGTCCCGGAACCCCGCAGCCGATGAGGTGGCACGCCTGACGGCGCTGGCGACCGACGGCGACCTGGTGCTCGCCTACTCGGCACAAGACACCGAACACAACAACGCTGTGGTGCTCGCGGACGAAATCCGCGCAAACGCCCGCTGACCGGCCCTTTTAGACCGGATACCTGTCACATTCCGCGAACGATGCGAACAGTTTGCGTGCCCTTCGTCACATTAGGGGTGACGGACCGCGGCAGCGTGTGTATGGTCATTCTCAGTAGTTGAAATCGTTCGTTGTATTTCTGTAGATCCACCGTCCTTGCGAGAGGACAGTGCGGCACCGCAGGGAAACACACAGCACGCTCTCTGCTGCAGCATCCGGTACTCCGACAAGCGGAGTACCAACTCTCGAAAGGACGCCACTATGGCTACCGGTACCGTGAAGTGGTTCAACGCCGACAAGGGCTTCGGCTTCATCGCCCCCGACGACGGCTCCGCCGACGTCTTCGCCCACTTCTCCGCCATCCAGGGCTCGGGCTACCGCTCGCTCGAGGAGAACCAGCAGGTCTCCTTCGACGTCGCGCAGGGCGCCAAGGGCCTGCAGGCGGAGAACATCACCCCGATGTGATCTGACGTCAGAGCGATCTGACGTTTAGAGACTCCACGAGAGGGCCCGGCAGGAGAAATCCTGCCGGGCCCTCTCGCATGTCCGCACAAGTCTCTAGGCCCCTCGGACGCCTAGAGACTTGTGCGGTGCTGGAAAGCCCGCTCTGGCTCAGATGGGGCAGGCGACGCCGCTGCGAACGTGACAGTCGTAGCCGCCCGGATTCTTGACGAGGTACTGCTGATGGTAGTTCTCGGCGTAGAAGAACCTGCCGGACCGAACATCCTCC contains the following coding sequences:
- a CDS encoding DUF5926 family protein, which translates into the protein MVGRRNRHNEPKAGGNRQAKIAARAAEREELSVEPRPFAGFAGECDMVAMREFVPSATAQLTPVEGGREVTLATVLPGAIAGLVRDEGLGGEAMVGLQVQVHGPDPAADLAYAVDWASRAGGGETLTSSHPTDSTPGLADVVVADAPLEIVVHDDFSWWVAEGVEVGPEIAQAIRNANEVMMPSARVTADGIEAAWWVDAGEKAHIRWVRPEDEDDLFEALARVHATGALDLGEGSRFAGSFRTHGLLVPVFDLDREMHHQEWVPALQELDARLAEALADDTPLTSDERSSRDGLRARQVTLR
- a CDS encoding DUF4328 domain-containing protein; the encoded protein is MTTPRRQGQWRWVAHPPWRPPTPVTRPPVPRRRTGPAWGDRTPTYPATPHWGLPPVAIPRRRVQPAEPTPARLATAAPGIMRAAGAWFVATAVAHGLRYAALSWYADRLAPWWLEALTSALVWVTGIVAIAVGVAAAVTATAWLVETRRRAYAPVRDPRSRTGLWVGSLLVVINFFRLPVYLEELRRVSTRAPSRTELRRWWAAWAVNALAVAVALWRGSGDGAQAAADTVLLTALAALAAVWAVRETRGVMESFSEPSPRFTRRFIAVGILETSATRKE
- a CDS encoding LCP family protein; translation: MTDDPRRRHLTPEEAAELRRRARERRGYADPGTSGDPSARPDQAARRDPRAAGRERPAGRAGYQPRQDPEPLSPEERARYAGRARRDPRDPGDLRATRAPRDPRASRDPRDPRAARDPRARDPRAARDPRNPRQPSGAPTGSRDPYRQPVDRRGGRPDRRPPRGSAAMPPGGRRTRRTPRRRIGPLRILGLVLVLVLTLGVISVLWADSTLQRIDALTDYPGRGGNTPGTVTLLVGTDSREGLTAEQQAQLSTGSESDAGGKRTDTMMLVYTPRGRDRTMLISLPRDLLVDIPGYGENKLNAAYTFGGPPLLTQTLEQQTGIRIDHYAEIGFGGFAGIVDAVGGVDICIEEPINDPLAGLDLAAGCQTLAGPQALGFVRTRYGFAEQDLQRVRNQRQFLGALMHKTLSPGNLLNPFTSVPLLNSGAEAVTVDTGDHIWTLAMVMRKLSNDPLTVTAPHDGMASGSVGSYLVWGPTTTGFFDALAAGRTPGQEYLDTGP
- a CDS encoding CPBP family intramembrane glutamic endopeptidase, with protein sequence MSDSSTPWSGAGRLRRALSPREAFARYAARFDPVIDPRVRRLLVAEFVVVLLVTFGLSGAYAVLDLVSALLAPTGLGEQTAALNVSRSEHPWLDLAYQALGVMRLVAWALLPLVLLAHSGLRARAIGLVRDRPGRQVAWGLALTAVIGVPGLALYLGAVAAGVNLQVSASGLGETWWRPVVLVLSAAGNGAAEEILVVGYLLIRLRQLGVPPALALVASALLRGSYHLYQGFGGGLGNLLMGVVFALWWMRTRRLWPLVLAHTLLDVVAFVGYALLAPHVSWL
- a CDS encoding glycerophosphodiester phosphodiesterase family protein; this translates as MTVPATTHLPSPVSTRCGVVAHRGASAEFPELTRVAYLQALEQGAEGLEVDVRLTSDGVPVLLHDASTARVADKNLLVHASTLEQVSALDVGSWHPVHRAPEHVLTLRAFLAMAEAYPQVRLFLETKHPVPSGGRVETALRDELRYFGLDRSGSFADSRAVMMSFSVAAVRRFRTLAPDVPTVQLRGRRNVFKSWPAEGCGAQLMGAGIGLLRTRPWLVEYWRSRGLSTYCWTVDDPADLLLCRDLGVDWVGTNVPSRALAVLGGGAPRSKVPAGG
- a CDS encoding DUF488 domain-containing protein, with amino-acid sequence MSVSCLRVHDLVSGEVDPGGAHVVLVDRLWPRGVSKESFDHDEWCKDVAPSDDLRREFHHGEVDFDRFAERYREELSRNPAADEVARLTALATDGDLVLAYSAQDTEHNNAVVLADEIRANAR
- a CDS encoding cold-shock protein is translated as MATGTVKWFNADKGFGFIAPDDGSADVFAHFSAIQGSGYRSLEENQQVSFDVAQGAKGLQAENITPM